A region of Planococcus sp. MSAK28401 DNA encodes the following proteins:
- a CDS encoding TetR/AcrR family transcriptional regulator codes for MKNRIIQAFIEETRNNGIKFTMDDLAKRLGISKRTLYENFSSKLEILETIIDQAFSEYEQRARVIREDETLDLQEKIHQLIVMIPNHNDFFDLRVLEQLKRYYPEQWQRVDREMNQWDDLKQLLEEGMETGLIKQQNIDLLMKMILNVVNISLDQQFFSEQSISIKEAVETMSELLLDGFVKNE; via the coding sequence GTGAAAAATCGGATTATACAGGCGTTTATCGAAGAAACGAGAAACAACGGCATCAAATTTACGATGGATGATTTGGCAAAACGGCTGGGCATCAGCAAGCGCACCTTGTATGAGAACTTCTCATCCAAGCTGGAAATTCTGGAAACGATCATCGACCAGGCCTTTTCGGAGTACGAACAGCGTGCGCGTGTTATCCGAGAAGACGAAACCCTCGACTTGCAGGAAAAAATCCATCAACTCATCGTCATGATTCCGAACCATAATGACTTTTTCGATTTGCGCGTTTTGGAGCAATTAAAGCGTTATTACCCGGAACAATGGCAGCGGGTCGATCGGGAAATGAACCAATGGGATGACTTAAAGCAATTGCTTGAAGAAGGCATGGAAACCGGCCTGATCAAACAACAGAACATCGACCTGTTAATGAAAATGATTTTGAACGTCGTCAATATTTCCTTGGATCAGCAATTCTTCTCGGAACAAAGCATTTCCATCAAGGAAGCGGTTGAAACGATGAGTGAATTATTATTGGACGGGTTCGTCAAAAACGAATAG
- the thiW gene encoding energy coupling factor transporter S component ThiW, which translates to MNTKKLVLMAMFVALAVAGSAFVWFPAGIARAYPVQHAINVIAAVVFGPGPAVVIALLTGAVRVLTGTGSLLAFPGGMIGALLAGVFYRYSGRLSFAAAGEILGTGIIASLVAVPYARVLMGTEVGALFFMPPFLVSSISGAVLGVVLVYRLEKTKSSKLLA; encoded by the coding sequence ATGAATACGAAAAAACTTGTGCTCATGGCGATGTTCGTCGCACTCGCCGTCGCAGGATCTGCATTCGTCTGGTTCCCGGCAGGCATCGCTCGCGCCTATCCGGTGCAGCATGCCATCAATGTCATCGCAGCTGTCGTCTTCGGTCCAGGGCCTGCGGTCGTCATCGCTTTATTGACCGGTGCGGTTCGCGTCTTGACGGGGACCGGCTCGCTGCTCGCGTTTCCGGGAGGCATGATCGGTGCCTTGCTTGCTGGTGTCTTTTACCGCTACAGCGGACGGCTCAGTTTTGCAGCAGCCGGTGAAATTCTCGGAACCGGCATTATCGCATCACTTGTTGCAGTACCTTACGCACGTGTTCTGATGGGAACCGAAGTCGGCGCCTTGTTCTTCATGCCACCATTTCTCGTATCGAGCATCAGCGGGGCGGTGCTTGGCGTGGTGTTAGTGTACCGTTTGGAGAAAACGAAAAGCAGTAAATTATTGGCGTAA
- a CDS encoding AI-2E family transporter has product MPKTKWFRFLLSTLLIFAIINLAVRVPFVFYPVGVAFSTLMPIIIIGGILFYIFRPIVKLLSRKMPRVVAILVIFFVFLALLVGFSLWIGPLIFRQIQSLTENFPSIVREVQNQSNRALSSQWWSYIQEQDFLPGLNPDAIAANFRNALTGIGSNILSFTGVLVSALTSLIVVPFVLFFLLKDGDKLPASFLKLLPQDSRTEGAKILHDMDENLSAYIQGQATVSLFVGVLSYITYLILGVDYAIILALVATFANVSPFVGPIIGAVPAIVVAFFQEPILGLWVLIAIIIIQQVESNLISPNIMGKKLSGHPVTIIFLLYIGGNLAGLIGMILVIPTYAVGKAVVQNLYRLIHLRYPAMR; this is encoded by the coding sequence ATGCCCAAAACAAAATGGTTTCGGTTCTTGCTCAGCACGCTTTTGATCTTTGCCATCATTAACTTGGCAGTGCGTGTGCCTTTTGTGTTTTATCCAGTCGGTGTTGCGTTTTCTACCTTGATGCCGATTATCATCATCGGGGGAATCCTGTTTTATATCTTTAGGCCAATCGTCAAGCTATTATCCAGGAAGATGCCCCGTGTCGTGGCCATTCTGGTGATTTTCTTCGTTTTCCTGGCGCTGCTCGTCGGCTTTTCCTTATGGATTGGCCCGCTGATTTTCCGGCAGATCCAATCCTTGACCGAAAACTTTCCGTCGATCGTAAGAGAAGTTCAAAATCAATCGAATAGGGCCTTATCCAGTCAATGGTGGAGCTATATTCAAGAACAGGATTTTCTGCCTGGCTTGAATCCGGACGCCATAGCCGCGAATTTCCGGAACGCACTGACGGGCATCGGTTCGAATATCCTGAGTTTTACCGGTGTGCTCGTCAGCGCCTTGACTTCACTTATCGTCGTGCCGTTTGTCCTGTTCTTTTTATTGAAAGACGGCGATAAATTGCCGGCTAGCTTCCTCAAATTATTGCCGCAGGATTCACGGACTGAAGGCGCCAAAATCCTTCATGATATGGACGAAAACCTCAGTGCCTATATTCAAGGGCAGGCGACCGTCAGTTTATTCGTCGGGGTGCTGAGCTATATCACGTACCTGATCCTTGGTGTGGATTATGCCATTATCCTGGCATTGGTGGCGACATTTGCAAATGTCAGCCCTTTTGTCGGGCCGATTATCGGGGCCGTCCCGGCGATTGTCGTGGCATTCTTCCAGGAACCAATCCTCGGCTTATGGGTGCTGATCGCCATTATTATCATCCAGCAAGTCGAAAGCAATCTCATCTCGCCCAATATCATGGGTAAGAAACTATCGGGGCATCCGGTAACCATCATTTTCCTGTTGTATATCGGGGGCAACTTGGCCGGCCTCATCGGCATGATCTTGGTCATCCCAACTTACGCTGTAGGAAAAGCAGTAGTCCAAAACCTTTACCGTCTCATCCATCTGCGCTACCCGGCGATGAGGTAG
- the thiM gene encoding hydroxyethylthiazole kinase: MLRELRARKPLIHCITNHVVSNFQANGLLALGVSPVMGDEQQEVAELTGHADALSLNIGTITERSFESMLIAGRAAMEKGIPIVLDPVGAGATAYRLQAVKRLLTELDITLIRCNAGELAAIAGADWQARGVDAGEGQGDLETIAKQVADEYQIIVAVTGTNDLVTDGERTEHITGGDPLMASVTGMGCLLSAVLAAFLTDEESTPLDALAYGLQIYANAGSRASKIALNPGTFQMAFLDELSKRQEAALYGR; this comes from the coding sequence ATGCTTAGGGAATTGCGCGCACGAAAACCATTGATTCACTGCATCACCAATCACGTCGTCTCGAATTTTCAGGCAAATGGCTTGCTCGCACTCGGCGTCTCGCCGGTCATGGGCGACGAACAACAGGAAGTGGCCGAACTCACAGGACACGCCGATGCCCTGTCACTCAACATTGGCACGATCACAGAACGCTCTTTTGAAAGCATGCTCATCGCAGGACGCGCCGCCATGGAAAAAGGCATCCCGATTGTGTTGGATCCGGTCGGTGCCGGCGCGACAGCTTATCGTTTGCAAGCCGTAAAACGATTGCTGACGGAACTGGATATCACGCTAATCCGCTGCAATGCTGGCGAACTCGCGGCTATCGCAGGAGCCGACTGGCAAGCGCGCGGTGTCGATGCTGGAGAAGGCCAAGGAGATTTGGAGACAATCGCTAAACAAGTGGCTGATGAATATCAAATAATTGTCGCGGTAACAGGCACAAACGATTTGGTAACAGACGGCGAACGGACCGAGCACATCACAGGCGGAGACCCGTTGATGGCGTCGGTTACTGGAATGGGTTGTTTGCTCAGTGCGGTGCTTGCGGCATTTTTAACGGACGAAGAATCTACCCCGCTTGATGCGCTTGCATATGGTTTGCAGATTTATGCGAATGCAGGAAGCCGTGCATCGAAAATCGCCTTGAACCCGGGAACTTTCCAAATGGCCTTTTTGGACGAGCTATCGAAACGACAGGAGGCGGCACTTTATGGACGCTAA
- a CDS encoding S1C family serine protease — protein sequence MEKQMMQWLMVFFAAMVLTACGGTDTQAPPEAETEQGDSPVDTSAQENAVMIANAKTHVYTIYTDFEQGSGFLYNDRGDILTNAHVVRDATFIALVNSDGQEFAGKVIGMSLDEDLALVRVEDLAGKEPLEQETEPVDVGAPVIAIGSPENAANTATEGEITETGVDFSEVFVYTDLYEMNALIKQGSSGGPLLDASSGKVLGINSVMLEDNPEIGYAIPLYLKKDMLDGWASNPDPLPESELVEPSVKDAYFDEALLSSFIEAYYDLLPYSMNDGELNYYSSYLVPGSQAVEAVDSVVQEYSADGRVFDSVVPEVSSVEIEGNRAYVEAGAVFNYHEADGETGTIDHRRLYTVVIDEYGDYQIEYVEE from the coding sequence ATGGAAAAGCAGATGATGCAATGGCTGATGGTGTTCTTTGCGGCGATGGTCCTCACAGCTTGTGGAGGAACGGATACTCAAGCGCCGCCGGAGGCAGAAACAGAACAGGGCGATTCACCGGTCGATACGTCAGCGCAGGAAAATGCAGTCATGATTGCCAATGCCAAAACGCATGTCTATACGATTTATACCGATTTTGAGCAAGGGTCTGGCTTTTTATACAACGATCGAGGGGATATTTTGACCAATGCCCACGTTGTACGCGACGCGACGTTTATCGCACTCGTCAATAGCGACGGGCAAGAGTTCGCTGGCAAAGTGATCGGCATGTCGCTCGATGAAGATTTGGCGCTCGTTCGTGTAGAAGACCTCGCAGGAAAAGAGCCGCTGGAGCAGGAAACGGAACCGGTTGATGTCGGGGCGCCGGTCATCGCGATCGGCAGTCCTGAGAATGCAGCCAATACAGCGACTGAAGGGGAAATTACCGAGACCGGAGTTGATTTCTCGGAAGTCTTCGTCTACACGGATTTGTATGAAATGAATGCTTTGATCAAACAAGGCTCAAGCGGTGGGCCGCTTCTGGACGCAAGCTCTGGAAAAGTGCTCGGCATCAATTCGGTCATGCTTGAAGACAACCCCGAAATCGGCTATGCAATTCCGCTTTATTTGAAAAAGGACATGTTAGATGGCTGGGCCTCAAATCCAGATCCGCTTCCTGAGTCGGAATTGGTCGAACCATCCGTAAAAGATGCCTATTTTGACGAAGCGCTGTTGTCGAGTTTCATCGAAGCCTATTATGACTTGCTGCCATATTCGATGAATGATGGGGAACTGAATTATTATTCTTCCTATTTAGTGCCGGGAAGCCAGGCAGTTGAAGCGGTAGACAGCGTCGTGCAAGAGTATTCAGCAGATGGCCGCGTGTTCGATTCAGTCGTCCCGGAAGTCAGCTCCGTGGAAATCGAAGGCAACCGCGCGTATGTTGAAGCAGGCGCGGTGTTCAATTACCATGAAGCAGACGGTGAAACGGGAACGATCGACCACCGGCGACTCTACACCGTCGTGATTGATGAGTACGGGGATTATCAGATTGAATATGTCGAAGAATGA
- a CDS encoding MATE family efflux transporter, which produces MAQQSIHRLDTESVGKAFIRYLVPSTIGMLLMAINIVADGIMVGNRLGPVALGGVGIAAPVYTLFVAMSLWIGIGGATRFSALMGAKRTEEARIVFSHAMASIFAVTLIIGLVAFPFRTELAYLLGANAETYPYVSDYLYLMLLFGFVFTMENALSIMVRNDGSPNLAMVSLITTSLLNIGLNYVFLFVLDFGVKGAAAATLLAAFVGMLVLCTHFFKKSNQLRFARFKPNRKLLLLILVIGFPSFLAEVGMSVFTISHNNVFERLAGTEGVAAFAILNYVHSVMLLAFLGMGSAIQPLVSYYSGAKDQAKIKKTLQLAIGTAFVAGLLFFLFGQFFAATIASVFGDFPDAVMNLATSGIQLFFIAYLFMGTNFVMMTYYQSTGEIRMATWITAAREIVVLLILLSILPVFFGVTGAWLAIPLSELIVLLTIVYYRMRQKKKTQFTADMTAQYK; this is translated from the coding sequence ATGGCACAACAATCTATTCACCGTCTCGATACCGAATCAGTCGGAAAGGCATTTATCCGCTATTTGGTGCCTTCGACCATCGGCATGCTGCTGATGGCCATCAATATCGTTGCGGACGGCATCATGGTCGGCAATCGCCTCGGGCCGGTCGCGCTGGGCGGCGTTGGCATCGCGGCACCGGTCTATACTTTATTCGTCGCGATGTCGCTATGGATCGGCATCGGCGGCGCCACGAGATTTTCTGCTCTCATGGGGGCGAAGCGGACAGAGGAGGCGAGAATCGTCTTTTCGCACGCGATGGCCTCGATTTTTGCGGTGACGCTCATCATCGGCCTCGTAGCATTTCCGTTTCGGACAGAACTTGCTTACCTGCTCGGGGCGAATGCGGAAACCTATCCATACGTCTCCGATTATTTATACTTGATGCTGTTGTTCGGCTTTGTCTTTACGATGGAAAATGCCCTCAGCATCATGGTGCGCAATGACGGCAGCCCGAACCTCGCGATGGTGTCGCTCATCACGACGTCCTTATTGAACATCGGCTTGAATTATGTGTTCTTGTTTGTGTTGGATTTCGGTGTCAAGGGTGCGGCGGCTGCGACCTTGCTCGCTGCATTTGTCGGCATGCTTGTCTTGTGTACGCATTTCTTTAAAAAGAGCAATCAATTGCGCTTTGCCCGGTTCAAGCCGAACCGCAAATTACTGCTCTTGATTCTAGTGATCGGCTTTCCGAGCTTCTTGGCGGAAGTCGGCATGTCGGTGTTCACCATTTCGCATAATAATGTCTTTGAACGCCTGGCAGGAACGGAAGGCGTTGCGGCATTCGCGATTCTCAACTACGTCCACAGCGTTATGTTACTCGCATTTCTTGGGATGGGTTCGGCTATCCAGCCGCTGGTCAGTTATTACAGCGGGGCTAAAGACCAGGCGAAGATCAAGAAGACACTGCAATTGGCGATCGGGACGGCGTTTGTGGCAGGTTTGTTGTTCTTCCTCTTCGGGCAATTCTTTGCCGCGACCATCGCCAGCGTATTCGGTGATTTCCCGGACGCCGTGATGAATCTCGCGACTTCCGGCATCCAGCTGTTCTTTATTGCGTATTTGTTCATGGGCACCAATTTCGTCATGATGACTTATTATCAATCAACCGGCGAAATCCGCATGGCGACATGGATCACCGCAGCGCGTGAAATTGTTGTGCTGTTAATCTTGCTAAGCATCTTGCCCGTGTTTTTCGGCGTGACGGGCGCGTGGCTTGCGATTCCGTTATCGGAATTGATTGTGCTATTGACGATCGTTTATTATCGAATGAGGCAAAAAAAGAAAACACAGTTCACTGCGGATATGACGGCGCAATATAAATAA
- the thiD gene encoding bifunctional hydroxymethylpyrimidine kinase/phosphomethylpyrimidine kinase, which yields MDAKAQVLTIAGSDSGGGAGIQADLKTFQELGAFGCSAVTAVTAQNTQGVHGIYPMDRQAVKEQLDAIGTDFDIRALKTGMLFDAGIIEETAQGIKRYGWERLVIDPVMIAKGGASLLQQEAVEAIKTMLVPLAAIITPNIPEAEALSGIDITDDASRRKAAEAILSLGAEAVVIKGGHSSDPDVAEDFYLDQQGMVILLRAERLQTEQTHGTGCTFSAALTAELGKGKPVEEAFFTAKEFIQAALAYPLNIGHGHGPTHHAAYKESIEKEVVHLVRESSDLFSNGYDKRRY from the coding sequence ATGGACGCTAAAGCGCAAGTATTGACGATCGCAGGATCTGATTCAGGCGGTGGAGCGGGGATACAGGCGGATTTGAAAACATTCCAGGAACTCGGCGCATTCGGCTGTTCTGCAGTAACGGCGGTGACCGCCCAAAACACGCAGGGCGTTCACGGTATTTACCCGATGGACCGGCAAGCGGTCAAAGAGCAGCTCGATGCAATCGGGACAGATTTCGACATCCGTGCGCTCAAGACCGGCATGCTGTTTGATGCCGGTATCATCGAAGAAACGGCACAAGGCATCAAGCGCTATGGCTGGGAGCGCCTTGTTATTGATCCTGTCATGATCGCAAAAGGCGGTGCTTCTTTATTGCAGCAGGAAGCGGTCGAAGCAATCAAGACAATGCTCGTCCCGCTCGCTGCCATCATTACGCCGAACATCCCGGAAGCGGAAGCATTGAGCGGCATAGACATTACAGACGATGCGTCACGCAGAAAGGCGGCGGAAGCGATTTTATCGCTCGGTGCGGAAGCTGTGGTCATCAAAGGCGGCCATAGCAGTGACCCTGACGTTGCAGAAGACTTTTATCTAGATCAGCAAGGCATGGTGATCTTGCTACGCGCGGAGCGTCTCCAAACAGAACAAACGCATGGCACAGGCTGTACTTTTTCAGCAGCATTGACAGCTGAACTCGGCAAAGGCAAGCCAGTAGAAGAAGCCTTTTTCACGGCCAAGGAATTTATCCAGGCAGCACTCGCGTATCCGCTTAACATCGGCCATGGCCATGGCCCGACGCATCATGCGGCGTACAAAGAATCTATCGAAAAGGAAGTGGTTCATCTTGTTCGGGAATCCAGCGATTTATTTTCTAATGGGTACGACAAACGCCGGTACTAA
- the tenA gene encoding thiaminase II produces MTFCKEVRLECADLWDASFEHPFVKGIAKGDLPLDVFKFYVMQDAYYLTHFAKVQSLGAVKAKDLKTTQSFAHHAEQTCAAELALHESFMELLGVTEEDWKLFEPSPHAYAYVSHMYRSAEGDLADVLAALLPCYWLYYEIGERLKTATPEEPIYQKWIGTYGSEWFGELVNEQINRMDHLAEGLPEERRKELKTRFMRSSYYEWQFWQQAWTMETWELPAKKESVHHA; encoded by the coding sequence ATGACATTTTGTAAAGAAGTCCGGTTGGAATGTGCAGATTTATGGGACGCCAGTTTTGAACACCCATTTGTAAAAGGCATCGCGAAAGGCGATTTACCGCTCGATGTTTTTAAATTCTACGTCATGCAAGACGCTTATTACCTGACCCATTTCGCGAAAGTGCAATCACTGGGCGCAGTGAAAGCGAAAGATTTGAAAACGACGCAGTCATTTGCGCATCACGCTGAACAGACTTGCGCCGCGGAACTCGCGCTTCATGAATCGTTTATGGAATTGCTTGGGGTGACTGAGGAAGATTGGAAGCTATTCGAACCCTCGCCGCATGCCTATGCATACGTTTCGCATATGTACCGCTCCGCAGAAGGCGATCTTGCAGATGTGCTCGCGGCCTTGCTTCCGTGTTATTGGCTTTATTACGAAATCGGCGAACGTTTGAAGACGGCGACGCCGGAAGAACCGATTTATCAGAAATGGATCGGCACATACGGCTCCGAATGGTTCGGGGAACTGGTCAATGAACAGATCAATCGGATGGACCATTTAGCTGAGGGCTTGCCGGAAGAGCGGCGCAAGGAATTGAAAACGCGCTTTATGAGAAGCAGCTATTACGAATGGCAGTTCTGGCAGCAGGCATGGACGATGGAAACTTGGGAACTGCCCGCGAAAAAGGAGAGTGTCCACCATGCTTAG
- the thiE gene encoding thiamine phosphate synthase yields MGTTNAGTKEPLVLLEEALQGGITHFQLREKGSGALTGDALVEFAAKCKGLCREYDVPLFINDDVELACTIEADGIHIGQDDMDCGQVRKQIGASMALGVSVHSVKEANEALTCGATYLGMGPVFGTRTKSDAKLPAGVAEIIKVKAQYPHVPVIGIGGIEPGNAEMVWRAGVSGIAVISSIAQAQDVAGQIERFKQSIPGRQVG; encoded by the coding sequence ATGGGTACGACAAACGCCGGTACTAAAGAGCCGCTCGTGTTGCTTGAAGAAGCGCTTCAAGGCGGCATCACCCATTTCCAGCTGCGCGAAAAAGGGAGTGGCGCATTAACGGGCGATGCGCTTGTGGAGTTCGCTGCAAAATGCAAAGGACTATGCCGTGAGTACGATGTGCCGCTGTTCATCAATGACGATGTTGAACTCGCCTGCACGATCGAAGCGGACGGCATCCATATCGGGCAAGACGATATGGACTGTGGACAGGTGAGAAAACAAATCGGCGCGTCGATGGCTCTTGGCGTTTCAGTGCATTCAGTCAAAGAAGCGAACGAAGCGCTGACGTGCGGCGCTACCTATCTCGGAATGGGGCCGGTATTTGGCACGCGCACAAAAAGCGATGCGAAACTACCGGCGGGTGTCGCTGAAATCATTAAAGTGAAAGCTCAATATCCGCACGTACCCGTCATCGGCATCGGCGGCATCGAACCGGGCAACGCTGAAATGGTCTGGCGTGCAGGCGTATCGGGCATCGCCGTTATTTCTTCAATAGCACAGGCACAAGATGTCGCAGGACAAATCGAACGGTTCAAACAATCGATTCCGGGGAGACAGGTCGGATGA